The following are encoded in a window of Phaseolus vulgaris cultivar G19833 chromosome 3, P. vulgaris v2.0, whole genome shotgun sequence genomic DNA:
- the LOC137839167 gene encoding uncharacterized protein — translation MPFSQAIMEAAIPPTFVGPKATFIGVEDPEAHLTTFHTQMMLIGDSDTVRCKLFMSTLVGVAMDWFISLPDGHVTSFAQLSQLFREQYTANRAPPPVSYDLFDMKQYQGETLKDFVNRFGAQVVRANTTDESMIVHAFRKGICLAPFSESLIRCRPKSFAEIRSCAVAHIAIEGEVVEKRVCVVPACPRASLRAQPMRVHEVAAGKKPQGRKQPYEAEKPQAKRRSGGNKPLRHNFVVELKDLITVDVIPIT, via the coding sequence ATGCCCTTCTCGCAGGCAATCATGGAAGCAGCGATACCACCCACGTTCGTAGGGCCGAAAGCTACGTTCATTGgagtggaggatccagaggcgcacctcactacgtttcacactcagatgatgctgATCGGCGATTCTGACACCGTGAGGTGCAAGTTGTTTATGAGCACCTTGGTGGGGGTGgcgatggactggttcatcagtctCCCTGATGGCCACGTGACCTCGTTTGCGCAGCTGTCGCAactgttcagggaacaatacacCGCAAATCGTGCTCCCCCACCCGTTTCGTATGATCTTTTCGAcatgaagcagtatcagggggaaaCGTTGAAAGACTTCGTTAATCGTTTTGGTGCACAGGTGGTGAGGGCCAACACCACTGATGAGTCGATGATAGTCCATGCGTTCAGGAAGGGAATTTGTCTTGCACCGTTCAGCGAATCGCTCATCAGATGTCGCCCCAAGTCTTTTGCTGAAATTAGGAGttgtgcggtggcgcacattgCGATTGAAGGAGAAGTAGTCGAAAAGCGCGTGTGTGTGGTCCCTGCGTGCCCTCGTGCGTCGTTGCGTGCGCAGCCCATGAGAGTGCATGAGGTCGCGGCGGGCAAGAAGCCTCAGGGAAGGAAGCAGCCTTACGAGGCCGAAAAGCCCCAGGCcaagaggcgctcggggggaaACAAGCCATTGAGGCACAACTTTGTCGTGGAGCTGAAAGACCTGATCActgttgatgtgattccaataacatga